The proteins below come from a single Salinilacihabitans rarus genomic window:
- a CDS encoding CDGSH iron-sulfur domain-containing protein, with amino-acid sequence MSRLVELDARGPRKLTEEDLHEEKGDVAVCRCGLSESFPFCDGSHRRTADEDADTRYVYDEDGERRAVERIVYADADES; translated from the coding sequence ATGAGTCGGCTCGTCGAACTCGACGCCCGCGGCCCGCGAAAGCTCACCGAGGAGGACCTCCACGAGGAGAAAGGCGACGTCGCGGTCTGTCGATGCGGCCTCTCGGAGTCGTTCCCGTTCTGCGACGGCTCCCACCGGCGGACGGCCGACGAGGACGCCGACACGCGTTACGTCTACGACGAGGACGGCGAACGCCGCGCGGTCGAGCGGATCGTCTACGCCGACGCGGACGAGTCGTAA
- a CDS encoding ABC transporter ATP-binding protein, which produces MILSVDELTHRYGSDPAVADVSFGLAEGELVALLGPSGCGKTTVVQAVAGHLRPTAGRISLRGTDVTATPPEERDVGVVFQRPTLYPHLTVAENVGYGLRARDVPADEREATVAEYLDLVGLAGRAGAAPAELSGGQVRRVELARALAYRPDVLLLDEPLSALDRPLRERLREEIARIQRETGVTTLFVTHDQDEAMALADRIVVMAEGRVAATGTPRDLYERPPSPFVASFFGRSSRLSGVVAGDDPPRVALGPEGETGTLAVAEVPAAPGEAVTCHVRPSDVTLEPTGAAAGSDPPRGEVVRVVDAGRRYDVRVRLPGGEEVLAEREAAPPAVGDAVALAVAPADVTVFPAR; this is translated from the coding sequence ATGATCCTCTCGGTGGACGAACTCACCCACCGCTACGGCTCCGACCCCGCGGTCGCGGACGTCTCGTTCGGCCTCGCGGAGGGCGAACTCGTCGCGCTGCTGGGGCCGTCGGGGTGTGGCAAGACGACCGTCGTTCAGGCGGTCGCGGGCCACCTCCGCCCGACGGCCGGCCGGATCTCCCTGCGCGGGACGGACGTGACGGCGACCCCGCCGGAGGAGCGAGACGTCGGCGTCGTCTTCCAGCGGCCGACGCTGTACCCGCACCTCACGGTGGCCGAGAACGTCGGCTACGGCCTCCGGGCGCGGGACGTCCCCGCCGACGAGCGGGAGGCCACCGTCGCCGAGTACCTCGATCTGGTCGGCCTCGCCGGCCGGGCCGGGGCGGCCCCGGCCGAACTGAGCGGCGGTCAGGTGCGACGGGTCGAACTCGCCCGCGCGCTCGCCTACCGGCCGGACGTCCTGTTGCTCGACGAACCGCTGTCGGCGCTCGACCGGCCGCTGCGCGAACGGCTCCGGGAGGAGATCGCGCGCATCCAGCGCGAGACCGGCGTGACGACGCTGTTCGTCACCCACGATCAGGACGAGGCGATGGCGCTCGCCGACCGGATCGTCGTGATGGCCGAGGGGCGGGTCGCCGCGACGGGGACGCCGCGGGACCTCTACGAGCGGCCGCCCTCCCCGTTCGTCGCGTCCTTCTTCGGCCGCTCCTCGCGGCTGTCGGGGGTCGTCGCGGGCGACGATCCGCCGCGCGTCGCGCTCGGGCCGGAGGGGGAGACGGGGACGCTCGCGGTCGCCGAGGTGCCCGCGGCGCCCGGCGAGGCGGTGACCTGTCACGTGCGCCCGTCGGACGTCACCCTCGAACCGACGGGCGCGGCCGCGGGGTCCGACCCGCCGCGTGGCGAGGTCGTCCGCGTCGTCGACGCCGGCCGGCGCTACGACGTCCGCGTCCGCCTGCCGGGCGGCGAGGAGGTCCTCGCCGAGCGCGAGGCCGCCCCGCCGGCGGTCGGCGACGCGGTGGCGCTCGCGGTGGCGCCGGCGGACGTGACGGTCTTCCCGGCGCGCTGA
- a CDS encoding DUF7333 family protein codes for MELDLRTTLAAFVAIVAIGTGALLAMPIGMTTDTVLMMVTPSMAIFGLIMLAIGVAHGQYRATHQ; via the coding sequence ATGGAACTCGACCTGCGGACGACGCTCGCCGCGTTCGTCGCGATCGTCGCCATCGGAACGGGCGCGCTGCTGGCGATGCCGATCGGGATGACGACCGACACCGTTCTGATGATGGTGACCCCCTCGATGGCCATCTTCGGGCTGATCATGCTCGCCATCGGCGTCGCGCACGGACAGTACCGGGCGACACACCAGTAG
- a CDS encoding DUF7122 family protein, with protein MTENVGQRFDRLPATPDERTVEGRATRAEVVGYFEERFGITPETFDGYTFWEKGAGKIWVYAGEAPSPVELEALGMTCLRTRQEHWKPTTDAVQRFGRAATRNVIDLSREEARRFAAGEDQELDWDGDWGYLIAAHEIGVGPEGRPGRDGASAERRSADRSSEQSPREDAVERGQREPLGVGLYLHGELRSMVPKGRQRDL; from the coding sequence GTGACCGAGAACGTCGGCCAGCGGTTCGACCGCCTGCCCGCGACCCCCGACGAGCGGACCGTCGAGGGACGGGCGACCCGCGCCGAGGTCGTCGGCTACTTCGAGGAGCGGTTCGGGATCACGCCGGAGACGTTCGACGGCTACACCTTCTGGGAGAAAGGCGCCGGCAAGATCTGGGTCTACGCGGGCGAGGCGCCCTCGCCGGTCGAACTGGAGGCGCTGGGGATGACCTGCCTGCGCACCCGTCAGGAACACTGGAAGCCGACGACCGACGCCGTCCAGCGGTTCGGCCGGGCGGCGACGCGGAACGTGATCGACCTCTCGCGCGAGGAGGCCCGCCGGTTCGCCGCCGGCGAGGACCAGGAACTCGACTGGGACGGCGACTGGGGCTACCTGATCGCGGCCCACGAAATCGGGGTCGGGCCGGAGGGCCGACCGGGGCGAGACGGTGCTAGCGCGGAGCGTCGCTCCGCGGACCGTTCGAGCGAGCAAAGCCCGCGAGAAGACGCCGTCGAGCGAGGCCAGCGCGAACCGCTCGGCGTCGGCCTCTATCTCCACGGCGAACTCCGATCGATGGTGCCGAAGGGGCGCCAGCGGGACCTGTAG
- a CDS encoding proteasome assembly chaperone family protein translates to MARIRVQGADVGFDDPTLVEGFPGVGLVGKIATDHLIDELEMRYYASVDCDGLPRVGVYRGEDPTVRPPVRLYASEEHDLLALRSDAPVPAGSVGELAACLTDWLRDRGATPIYLSGLPADREDTPDLYGIATGDADGLLDRRHVDVPPEDGVVSGPTGALLERAAQIDHGAVGLVVECNPRFPDPEAASVLLDDGIAPIAGVEVDVSDLLDRAAEIRERREALARQMRELGRDESSQAQPLRMYQ, encoded by the coding sequence ATGGCCCGCATTCGCGTCCAAGGTGCGGACGTCGGCTTCGACGACCCGACGCTCGTCGAGGGGTTCCCCGGCGTCGGCCTCGTCGGCAAGATCGCGACCGACCACCTGATCGACGAACTCGAGATGCGCTACTACGCGAGCGTCGACTGCGACGGTCTGCCGAGGGTCGGCGTCTACCGCGGGGAGGACCCGACGGTCCGCCCGCCGGTCAGGCTCTACGCGAGCGAGGAACACGACCTGCTGGCGCTGCGCAGCGACGCGCCGGTCCCCGCGGGGTCGGTCGGCGAACTCGCCGCGTGCCTGACCGACTGGCTCCGCGACCGGGGGGCGACGCCGATCTACCTCAGCGGCCTGCCGGCCGACCGCGAGGACACCCCCGACCTCTACGGGATCGCCACCGGCGACGCCGACGGACTGCTCGACCGCCGGCACGTCGACGTGCCGCCCGAGGACGGCGTCGTCAGCGGCCCGACCGGCGCGCTGCTCGAACGGGCGGCGCAGATCGACCACGGCGCCGTCGGCCTCGTCGTCGAGTGCAACCCGCGGTTCCCCGACCCGGAGGCGGCGAGCGTGTTGCTCGACGACGGGATCGCCCCGATCGCCGGCGTCGAGGTGGACGTCTCCGACCTGCTCGACCGCGCGGCCGAGATCCGCGAGCGCCGCGAGGCGCTGGCCCGGCAGATGCGCGAGCTAGGCCGGGACGAGAGTTCGCAGGCCCAGCCGCTGCGGATGTACCAGTGA
- a CDS encoding ABC transporter ATP-binding protein, with protein MRGVSKYFDGGETVANYRIDLEVEDGEFLSLLGPSGCGKTTALRLIAGLETPSEGEIYFDDERVDGLSPSTRNVAMVFQNYALYPHMSVRENIAYPLKVRGMPPDERDRKIAEAIELLHIEDQVDKPPAELSGGQRQRVALARAIVRDPVVFLMDEPLSNLDAKLRQEMRGELKRLQDELGITTIYVTHNQEEAMSMADRVAVMNRGTIRQLAPPAELYERPRTEWVARFVGSPPMNLLRGTRRDGAIDLGEAGTVDLAGVAGAGREGAAVRTTGREEAAVETVEADVGASISLGVRPEDLSVATEPPPGGNAIEGSVDTVEPLGEYTIVNVVVNDQLVNAKVGDADVKRDDRVYLTFDDDDAYLYDEDGHLIA; from the coding sequence ATGCGGGGCGTCAGCAAGTACTTCGACGGGGGCGAGACCGTCGCGAACTACCGTATCGACCTCGAGGTCGAGGACGGGGAGTTCCTCTCCCTGCTGGGGCCGTCGGGCTGTGGGAAGACGACGGCGCTGCGGCTGATCGCGGGCCTCGAGACGCCCTCGGAGGGCGAGATCTACTTCGACGACGAGCGGGTCGACGGGCTGTCGCCGAGCACCCGGAACGTGGCGATGGTGTTCCAGAACTACGCGCTCTACCCGCACATGAGCGTCCGCGAGAACATCGCTTACCCGCTGAAGGTCCGCGGGATGCCGCCCGACGAGCGCGACCGGAAGATCGCGGAGGCCATCGAACTGTTGCACATCGAGGATCAGGTCGACAAGCCGCCGGCCGAACTGAGCGGCGGTCAGCGCCAGCGGGTGGCGCTCGCGCGCGCGATCGTCCGCGACCCGGTGGTGTTCCTGATGGACGAACCGCTCTCGAACCTCGACGCGAAGCTCCGCCAGGAGATGCGAGGCGAGCTGAAACGGCTGCAGGACGAACTCGGCATCACGACGATCTACGTCACCCACAACCAGGAGGAGGCGATGAGCATGGCCGACCGGGTCGCGGTGATGAACCGGGGGACGATCCGGCAACTCGCGCCGCCGGCGGAACTGTACGAGCGCCCGCGGACGGAGTGGGTCGCCCGGTTCGTCGGCTCGCCGCCGATGAACCTGCTACGCGGGACCCGCCGCGACGGCGCGATCGACCTCGGCGAGGCGGGGACCGTCGACCTCGCGGGCGTCGCCGGGGCCGGCCGCGAGGGGGCCGCCGTGCGGACGACCGGCCGCGAGGAGGCCGCGGTCGAGACCGTCGAGGCCGACGTCGGGGCGTCGATCTCGCTGGGCGTCCGCCCGGAGGACCTCTCGGTGGCGACCGAGCCGCCGCCCGGCGGGAACGCCATCGAGGGGAGCGTCGACACCGTCGAACCCCTCGGCGAGTACACCATCGTCAACGTCGTCGTGAACGACCAGCTCGTCAACGCGAAGGTCGGCGACGCGGACGTCAAGCGGGACGACCGCGTCTACCTGACGTTCGACGACGACGACGCCTACCTGTACGACGAGGACGGGCACCTGATCGCCTGA
- a CDS encoding aldo/keto reductase, translated as MVDAEGLVADACPTANGMPVLGLGTWQNTDPEQCAESVRTALETGYRHIDTAQAYDNEAYVGEGLAAADVDREEIFLATKVWTSNLGYDDVLETARESLDRLGVDYVDLLYVHWPANAYDPEETLSAFDELYDEGLIRNVGVSNFEPENLEVAVDVLDAPIFANQVEMHPLLPQERVREACAAHDIEVVAYSPLARGAVFDQPEISEIAADRGVSEAQVSLAWLREKGVTAIPKATGEDHIADNWRSLALDLDDEEVAAIDAIDETSREVDPDFGPWN; from the coding sequence ATGGTAGATGCCGAAGGACTCGTAGCAGATGCCTGTCCGACCGCGAACGGGATGCCGGTTCTCGGTCTGGGAACGTGGCAGAACACCGACCCCGAACAGTGCGCCGAGAGCGTCCGGACGGCCCTCGAGACGGGCTACCGGCACATCGACACCGCGCAGGCGTACGACAACGAGGCGTACGTCGGCGAGGGACTCGCCGCCGCCGACGTCGACCGCGAGGAGATCTTCCTCGCGACGAAGGTGTGGACCTCCAACCTCGGGTACGACGACGTCCTCGAGACGGCCCGCGAGAGCCTCGATCGGCTGGGCGTCGACTACGTCGACCTGCTGTACGTCCACTGGCCGGCGAACGCTTACGACCCCGAGGAGACCCTCTCGGCGTTCGACGAACTGTACGACGAGGGGCTGATCCGCAACGTCGGCGTCAGCAACTTCGAACCCGAGAACCTCGAGGTGGCCGTCGACGTCCTCGACGCGCCGATCTTCGCCAATCAGGTCGAGATGCACCCGCTGCTTCCCCAGGAGCGGGTCCGCGAGGCGTGTGCGGCCCACGACATCGAGGTCGTCGCCTACTCGCCGCTGGCCCGCGGGGCCGTCTTCGACCAGCCCGAGATCTCCGAGATCGCCGCGGACCGCGGCGTCAGCGAGGCGCAGGTCAGCCTCGCCTGGCTCCGCGAGAAGGGCGTCACCGCGATCCCGAAGGCGACCGGCGAGGACCACATCGCCGACAACTGGCGCTCGCTCGCGCTCGACCTCGACGACGAGGAGGTCGCCGCGATCGACGCCATCGACGAGACCAGCCGCGAGGTCGACCCCGACTTCGGCCCCTGGAACTGA
- a CDS encoding geranylgeranyl reductase family protein — MTTESHDVVVVGGGTAGCFAAATAAREGLDVALLERKDEEEAGHIACGDGIKGTSAFPDVIDRDRLKAESFTNEGITRAIFENPQTGESIEIPFGGESGAVVDRWAYGQVLLDETERAGADIRYGTVVQDVVQSNGRIEGVRATRDGDPVTHEANVVIDGAGALSLLQDAADLSGSHFDTNVDYSQFCSAYREVLEVPDPVEWDDALVFKPTEELGYLWYFPRSATEINAGLGFQMNRPPMKLVDALKRDLREREEFRNATVTDKLGAALPTRRPYDSAVHPGYLAVGDAAGHVNPCTGGGIPGAAKAGHWAARVAAEAISDGDVSEAALWEYNRRVQTDFGKRFAAMDLYNVFGGAHEVDELVSLVTALPGQQLVDAVGRTGTASMGLGLKLKTVLKTFGHWGLLRELYAVQKAAGELKGIYDTYPDDPAHFDAWRAERDALVDRVYEVTGADPKY, encoded by the coding sequence ATGACGACGGAATCCCACGACGTAGTCGTCGTCGGCGGCGGGACGGCGGGGTGTTTCGCCGCGGCGACGGCCGCCCGGGAGGGCCTCGACGTCGCGCTCCTCGAACGAAAGGACGAGGAGGAGGCGGGCCACATCGCCTGCGGCGACGGCATCAAGGGCACGAGCGCCTTCCCCGACGTGATCGACCGCGACCGGCTCAAGGCGGAGTCGTTCACGAACGAGGGGATCACGCGGGCTATCTTCGAGAACCCGCAGACCGGCGAGTCGATCGAGATTCCCTTCGGGGGGGAGTCCGGGGCCGTCGTCGACCGCTGGGCGTACGGACAGGTACTCCTCGACGAGACCGAGCGCGCGGGCGCGGATATCCGCTACGGGACGGTCGTGCAGGACGTCGTCCAGTCGAACGGCCGGATCGAGGGCGTCCGGGCCACCCGCGACGGCGACCCGGTCACCCACGAGGCCAACGTGGTGATCGACGGCGCGGGCGCGCTCTCGCTGCTCCAGGACGCGGCGGACCTCTCGGGGTCACATTTCGACACCAACGTCGACTACTCGCAGTTTTGCTCGGCCTACCGCGAGGTCCTCGAGGTGCCCGACCCCGTCGAGTGGGACGACGCGCTCGTGTTCAAACCCACCGAGGAACTGGGCTACCTCTGGTACTTCCCCCGCTCGGCGACGGAGATCAACGCCGGCCTCGGCTTCCAGATGAACCGGCCGCCGATGAAACTCGTCGACGCCCTCAAACGCGACCTCCGCGAGCGCGAGGAGTTCCGGAACGCGACGGTGACGGACAAACTCGGCGCGGCGCTCCCGACGCGTCGGCCGTACGACTCGGCGGTCCACCCCGGCTACCTCGCCGTCGGCGACGCCGCCGGCCACGTCAACCCCTGCACCGGCGGCGGCATCCCCGGGGCCGCCAAGGCCGGCCACTGGGCCGCGCGGGTCGCCGCCGAGGCGATCAGCGACGGCGACGTGAGCGAGGCCGCGCTGTGGGAGTACAACCGCCGCGTCCAGACCGACTTCGGCAAGCGCTTCGCCGCGATGGACCTCTACAACGTCTTCGGCGGCGCCCACGAGGTCGACGAACTCGTCTCGCTCGTCACCGCCCTCCCCGGCCAGCAACTCGTCGACGCCGTCGGCCGGACGGGCACCGCCTCGATGGGCCTCGGCCTGAAACTCAAGACGGTCCTCAAGACGTTCGGCCACTGGGGACTGCTCCGGGAACTGTACGCGGTGCAGAAGGCGGCCGGCGAACTCAAGGGAATCTACGACACCTACCCCGACGACCCCGCCCACTTCGACGCCTGGCGGGCCGAGCGCGACGCCCTCGTGGACCGCGTCTACGAGGTCACCGGCGCGGACCCCAAGTACTGA
- a CDS encoding extracellular solute-binding protein: MTSRGTTRRSLLAATGATLVGSVAGCLAGGRESVAVLSAGSLATAFEKHVGPAFADETGVDLRGEYYGTNAIVRMVVEGTKAPDVVVSADATLLRDRLYDEFATWDLEFAANSVGIAYDPDTSFGAALDAGEPWYDLLLASDPGDVVVGDPDLDPLGYRAVQAFDLAERVHDRPGFREAALERVVEEPDEPQMLAGVESGSRAAAIVYRNMAVDHGVAFQTFPDAYNFADPARADWYATASYAPEGEDPIEGRPVVYNTTVLGSADAPDAARTLVSFLAERPDLLEGAGLTVSDDLPRLHGDAPAALSDLPT, from the coding sequence ATGACGTCGAGAGGCACCACGCGGCGGTCGCTGCTGGCGGCGACGGGCGCGACGCTGGTCGGATCGGTCGCTGGCTGTCTCGCCGGGGGACGCGAGTCGGTCGCCGTGCTCTCGGCGGGGAGCCTCGCGACCGCGTTCGAGAAGCACGTCGGGCCGGCGTTCGCCGACGAGACCGGCGTCGACCTCCGGGGCGAGTACTACGGCACCAACGCCATCGTGCGAATGGTCGTCGAGGGGACGAAGGCGCCGGACGTGGTCGTCAGCGCCGACGCGACGCTCCTGCGGGACCGTCTCTACGACGAGTTCGCGACGTGGGACCTCGAGTTCGCCGCCAACAGCGTCGGCATCGCCTACGACCCCGACACGTCGTTCGGCGCGGCGCTGGACGCCGGCGAGCCGTGGTACGACCTGCTGCTCGCGAGCGACCCGGGCGACGTCGTGGTCGGCGACCCCGACCTCGATCCGCTCGGCTACCGGGCCGTCCAGGCGTTCGACCTCGCCGAGCGCGTACACGACCGCCCCGGCTTCCGGGAGGCGGCGCTCGAACGCGTCGTCGAGGAACCGGACGAGCCCCAGATGCTCGCCGGCGTCGAGAGCGGGTCGCGGGCCGCCGCGATCGTCTACCGGAACATGGCCGTCGACCACGGCGTCGCCTTCCAGACGTTTCCCGACGCGTACAACTTCGCCGACCCCGCCCGCGCCGACTGGTACGCGACCGCCTCGTACGCCCCCGAGGGGGAGGACCCGATCGAGGGGCGGCCGGTGGTCTACAACACGACGGTCCTCGGGAGCGCGGACGCCCCCGACGCGGCCCGGACGCTCGTCTCGTTTCTCGCCGAGCGCCCCGACCTCCTCGAAGGGGCGGGGTTGACCGTCAGCGACGACCTGCCGCGGCTCCACGGCGACGCGCCGGCGGCGCTGTCCGACCTCCCGACGTAA
- a CDS encoding carbohydrate ABC transporter permease produces the protein MSLRDHIDRFETDREAGLFADVDREKAVALAVFLVPGMTLFGIFSVGPIVYSAVGSFFSWDVFSIQTFTGLDNWIRTFRDPLVINWPNVQQLRYPMGALTHNLLWVVLHVPASTLLGLALALLFADLRGRRILRSMVFLGFTVPTIVIGLVLMFVYDPQAGIFNEMLRVLGGEYLVRNWTQSPQVAIYALIAGGIWVQTGFSMLLYSSALAAIDPSLIESAKVDGAGRWRRFWDIVWPLVKPVTAVVVIMGIIWVLRVFDIVYAAGGSAGGPNHAYSVLGIEVYRAAFEPPIDYGKAMVVALVQLVIVAPLALYIARME, from the coding sequence ATGAGCTTACGCGACCACATCGACCGGTTCGAGACGGACCGCGAGGCGGGCCTGTTCGCCGACGTCGACCGGGAGAAGGCAGTGGCGCTGGCGGTGTTCCTCGTGCCGGGGATGACCCTGTTCGGCATCTTCTCGGTCGGGCCGATCGTCTACTCGGCCGTCGGGAGCTTCTTCTCCTGGGACGTCTTCTCGATACAGACCTTCACCGGGCTGGACAACTGGATTCGGACGTTCAGGGACCCGCTCGTGATCAACTGGCCGAACGTGCAGCAGTTGCGATACCCGATGGGGGCGCTCACGCACAACCTGCTGTGGGTGGTCCTCCACGTCCCCGCGAGCACCCTGCTGGGACTCGCCTTGGCGTTGCTGTTCGCGGACCTGAGAGGCCGGCGGATCCTCCGCTCGATGGTCTTTCTGGGCTTTACCGTCCCGACGATCGTCATCGGCCTCGTCCTCATGTTCGTCTACGACCCCCAGGCCGGCATCTTCAACGAGATGCTCCGGGTGCTCGGAGGCGAGTACCTCGTCCGCAACTGGACGCAGTCGCCACAGGTGGCGATCTACGCCCTGATCGCGGGCGGCATCTGGGTCCAGACCGGCTTCAGCATGCTGCTGTACAGTTCGGCGCTGGCGGCGATCGACCCCTCGCTGATCGAGTCGGCGAAGGTCGACGGCGCCGGCCGGTGGCGCCGGTTCTGGGACATCGTCTGGCCGCTGGTCAAGCCCGTGACCGCCGTCGTCGTCATCATGGGGATCATCTGGGTCCTGCGCGTGTTCGACATCGTCTACGCCGCCGGCGGCTCCGCGGGCGGACCGAACCACGCGTACTCGGTACTCGGCATCGAGGTCTACCGGGCCGCGTTCGAACCGCCGATCGACTACGGGAAGGCGATGGTGGTGGCGCTCGTTCAGCTGGTGATCGTCGCCCCCCTCGCCCTCTACATCGCACGCATGGAGTAA
- a CDS encoding ABC transporter permease, giving the protein MSTRTRVAVVGRRFAPELLVPAALGALLVVYFAVPFVTFLSRTGTATVLDGVTSPAARVAIRNSLLTAPASTAIATVFGVPLAYVLARRSFPGKRLVEAVVLLPLIVPPVVGGAMLLTAAGRFTPLGALAAAVGVPLTDSLLGVILAQTFVAAPFVVVTARAGFGAIDARLEQASRSLGYGPLSTFWNVSLPLARGPIVAGIVLTFARAIGEFGATMMVAYNPRTMPTSIWVSFVAGGIDEVVPLALALLAITLAVVAAVLRIGRVPTVIDR; this is encoded by the coding sequence ATGAGCACCAGAACCCGAGTCGCCGTCGTCGGTCGCCGGTTCGCCCCCGAGTTGCTCGTCCCCGCCGCCCTCGGCGCGTTGCTCGTGGTCTACTTCGCCGTCCCGTTCGTCACCTTCCTCTCGCGGACGGGGACGGCGACCGTCCTCGACGGCGTGACCTCGCCCGCCGCACGGGTCGCGATCCGCAACTCGCTGCTGACCGCGCCCGCCTCGACGGCGATCGCCACCGTCTTCGGCGTCCCCCTCGCGTACGTCCTCGCGCGCCGGTCGTTCCCCGGGAAACGGCTCGTCGAGGCGGTCGTCCTCCTGCCGCTTATCGTCCCGCCGGTCGTCGGCGGCGCGATGCTGCTGACGGCCGCCGGCCGGTTCACCCCGCTCGGCGCGCTCGCGGCGGCCGTGGGCGTCCCGCTCACCGACAGCCTCCTCGGGGTGATCCTCGCGCAGACGTTCGTCGCCGCGCCGTTCGTCGTCGTCACCGCCCGCGCGGGGTTCGGCGCGATCGACGCCCGCCTCGAACAGGCCTCCCGTTCGCTCGGCTACGGCCCGCTGTCGACGTTCTGGAACGTCTCGCTGCCGCTGGCGCGCGGGCCGATCGTCGCCGGGATCGTCCTCACGTTCGCCCGGGCCATCGGCGAGTTCGGCGCGACGATGATGGTCGCGTACAACCCGCGGACGATGCCCACGAGCATCTGGGTCTCGTTCGTCGCCGGCGGCATCGACGAGGTCGTCCCGCTCGCGCTCGCGCTGCTTGCGATCACGCTCGCGGTCGTCGCGGCCGTCCTGCGGATCGGGCGCGTCCCGACGGTGATCGACCGATGA
- a CDS encoding RsmB/NOP family class I SAM-dependent RNA methyltransferase, with translation MEPLERYRPIVDDFEAFLEACRRPLGIAVRVNTIEASVERATAVLEEEGVAYERVGWNPRVLRLDTDSPGATWASFHGFTHTQEEVSAVPPVVLDPRPGERVWDACAAPGGKATQIAALMDDRGTVVANDNNLGRLSALRFNAERLGATSLAVTNRDARNYSLKPFGFDEFDRALVDAPCSCEGTIRKNPDALDDWSEGHVHSVAGIQKGILRRAIQATREGGTVVYSTCTFAPEENEAVVDHVLAEEDCRVVDVDVDLEHSPGVTEWDGEAYDPSVEKAIRIYPHQNDTGGFFVAKLEVTAP, from the coding sequence ATGGAGCCACTCGAACGGTATCGGCCGATCGTCGACGACTTCGAGGCGTTCCTCGAGGCCTGCCGCCGGCCGCTGGGGATCGCCGTCCGCGTGAACACGATCGAGGCGTCGGTCGAGCGCGCGACGGCCGTCCTCGAGGAGGAGGGCGTCGCCTACGAGCGGGTCGGGTGGAACCCGCGGGTGCTGCGCCTCGACACCGACTCGCCGGGGGCGACGTGGGCCTCGTTCCACGGCTTCACGCACACCCAGGAGGAGGTGTCGGCGGTGCCGCCGGTCGTCCTCGACCCGCGACCGGGCGAGCGCGTCTGGGACGCCTGTGCCGCCCCCGGCGGGAAGGCGACCCAGATCGCGGCGCTGATGGACGACCGCGGCACCGTCGTCGCGAACGACAACAACCTCGGTCGCCTCTCGGCGCTGCGGTTCAACGCCGAGCGCCTCGGGGCCACCTCGCTCGCCGTGACGAACCGGGACGCCCGCAACTACTCGCTGAAGCCGTTCGGGTTCGACGAGTTCGACCGCGCGCTCGTCGACGCGCCCTGCTCGTGCGAGGGGACGATCCGGAAGAACCCCGACGCGCTCGACGACTGGAGCGAGGGCCACGTCCACTCGGTCGCGGGCATCCAGAAGGGGATCCTCCGACGGGCGATTCAGGCGACCCGCGAGGGCGGCACCGTCGTCTACTCCACGTGCACGTTCGCCCCCGAGGAGAACGAGGCCGTCGTGGATCACGTCCTCGCGGAGGAGGACTGCCGCGTCGTCGACGTCGACGTCGACCTCGAACACTCGCCGGGGGTCACCGAGTGGGACGGCGAGGCGTACGACCCGAGCGTCGAGAAGGCGATCCGGATCTACCCCCACCAGAACGACACCGGCGGCTTCTTCGTCGCGAAACTGGAGGTGACTGCCCCGTGA
- a CDS encoding pyridoxamine 5'-phosphate oxidase family protein codes for MTGLRWVQMSDDELDEFLDRGGTGVLSFANPDDDPPVSLPVSYGYDATARQFYFRLSIHEGSRKRDVFEQPVSFVVHEETDDGWRSVVADGRLEEVTDAPYESTAVQGMWTVRIPSVEIFDRPREDVTFREFRLRPDSLTGRKEFRD; via the coding sequence ATGACCGGACTCCGCTGGGTACAAATGAGCGACGACGAACTGGACGAGTTCCTCGACAGGGGCGGGACGGGGGTGCTCTCGTTCGCGAACCCGGACGACGATCCCCCGGTGTCGCTGCCGGTCTCCTACGGCTACGACGCCACCGCCCGACAGTTCTACTTCCGGCTCTCGATCCACGAGGGGAGCCGAAAGCGCGACGTCTTCGAGCAACCGGTCTCCTTCGTCGTCCACGAGGAGACCGACGACGGGTGGCGAAGCGTCGTCGCCGACGGCCGCCTCGAGGAGGTGACCGACGCCCCCTACGAATCGACGGCCGTCCAGGGGATGTGGACGGTTCGGATTCCGTCGGTGGAGATCTTCGACCGCCCCCGCGAGGACGTGACCTTCCGCGAGTTCCGCCTGCGGCCCGACTCGCTGACCGGGCGAAAGGAGTTTCGCGACTGA